DNA from Asticcacaulis excentricus:
CGGCGACGCGCCCGCGTCCATAGACCTGCGCCATCGGCGCGCCCTGATCGGCGGCGGCCACGCGCACGCCCTGCAAACGCGGCCTGACCTGCCGCACGGGCGACAGGCCATTGATCAGTGTGCGGTCAATGGCATTGCCGATCAGCCCGCCAATGGCCGCACCCACCGGTCCACCCAGGGCCCCGCCCAATGTACTCAGCGTCAGTTGTGCCATGATAAATCTCTGCGAAAAGCGCCTCCCCTAATTTTAGGGGAGGTGGATTCGAGACCGTCCCGTCTCGAAGACGATGGGGTTAAATGTGCGGCGTCCGGATAGGCGTAGGCCGCGACCAGATGCCGTCGCCACCAGCGCCCCAGCCAGGTTTCGGTCACCGCGTGACCCCAATAGGCGTGGATCAGTTGCGCGCGCGGGTCTTCGATAGGGCCCGTGCTGAGGATCGCCGCGTGCTTAGCCACCGCCGTGTCACGCATACGGAAGATCAGCACGTCCCCCGCCTGTGCGGCCGTGAGCGCGACGGGCCGCAGCCAGCGATCACAGGCCGTTTTCAGCCGCTCCTCACCGCTACATTCCGCCCAGTCGCCGGTGTACGGATCAAGCGCCCACGGCTCAGGCCCGTAGAGGCCGCGCCACACGCCGCGGATCAGCCCCAGACAGTCGCAACCGACGCCACAAACGCTTTGACCATGCTGATAGGGCGTGCCGAGCCAGCGCCGCGCCTCGGCCACGATCTGCCGCCTCACAGCCGCCCCGTCCCGCCGCGCGACGCACCATCCAGCGCGTCCCCTGAGCGCGGATAGAGGGTGATAAAATCCTCACCGGGCAGGTCCGGAAAACCGCGAAAATGGAGGGTATTGGCAAACACATCGCGGCACGTCGCATAGCGTTTGTCGCAGGTGCCCACCGGATCGCTGAGCCCACAGCGCGCATCGCCCAGTTGCGCGTCACACAGCGGTGTATAGCGCCGCCCGATACTCCGCTGAAGCCGCGCCGCCGGACCTTCGACATGGGCGACGAACGCCGCCTGATCCTGCCCGCGCATTTCGATGCGCGCCAGCGTGCCGGAACTCACGGGCACGAAGATGTCGCTGTTGCGCCAATCCACCGCATAGGTGTCGATCTGCGCCCCGTCATAAAGCCCGGCGCGGATATCCTCAGCCCGCAGATCAACGTCCGAAAGCACGCCAGAGACAGACCTATCTCCATTGTCCAGACCCAGCTCGCTGCGCGCCGCTCCGGCGGTCCAGCCGCTGCTGGCCGCGCAGGTGACGCCCTGAACGTGCAGGTCCTGATCGTGGTCGGTGAAGCCCCGCTTCACCCCATCGGCGCGGGTCAGTATTCACACCTGACACAGCGTCACGGCACCGCTGTCGAAGGCCGCCGAAAGAGCGGCAGGTATCTCACGCATGACGGGTTCCCCTCCTTGCGAATATGCCGGTCATACCCGGATCTCGATCAGCGGTATGGCCGCCACGCGACCGGCGTCGAACCCTTCCAGGGTCAGGTCGATGCGGTCACTGTCGAAGCGCACCGGCACATCAAAGTGAAAGCCGGCGGTGACCGTTGCCCCTTCTGCGGGGGGCACCGCAAACCTCACCATACCGGTCGTGTGATCCATGTCGAAACCGCTTAACCGTTCGACGCCATTGACCGCCACACGCACGCTGTCCGCGACGGGTTTGCGGATGGGCCGAACCACCGCGCCATAGGTTTTACAGAGCTGAAAGTCGCGGGTGTGGCCATCGCCCGTGCCGATCACCTGATCGGTCGGCGCGGCGGTAGGACCGCTACGGCCGTCGCTGAAATCGTGGAAGCGAAAACCGAATAACGGCCCTTCGCGCGCCTCGAAGAAATCCAGTAGCGCCGAGGCATCGGCCATACGCCGGATACCCGCGCCGATCAGGTAGCGCCGCCGCCCCAGCGCCCAGCTACTCACCCGCTGCTCATAACCCGACGCCAGAGTCGTCACGCGCACGCGGCGTTCGATCGCGGCCCCTGAGCCGAAGGCCAGCCGCGCCGGAAAGGTCACTTCGTGGAACATGGCCTACCTCATCCCCAGACGAACCGCGCGTTGCAGCGCCGTGGCGATCTGTGTTTCAGATCGGACAAGACTGTCTTGTCCACCGCTCAGATTAAGCGTCAGATGCACCGTTGGCCCCGTGGCCGTGTCGATTTGCCCCGACGTGGCCGGGCGGAACCATTCCGGCCCGCGCTCCCCGACCAGATAGGCGCCGCCCGCGGTCACCGGACCACCGTCGGCGCGCGCCCCGGCGAAACCGGACAGGCCCGAAAACACCTCCCCCAGCACCGCGCTGAGCGATCCGCTGCTTGAGGTGGCGCCCGCCGCATTGAGGGCGCTGATCAGGGCCGAGGCCAGTTCATTGAGGCTGATTTCACCGTCCTTCGCCGCGCGGCTCAGGCTGCGCGCCAGCGACTCCCCGGCCTTGCCGAAGGCGGCTTCGATGCTGGCCGCCGTCTCCTCCGCCGGGCCTTTCAGCGCCTGCAAGGCGACGGCGGCTTCATTGGCCTGTTGCGTCAGACCGCTCAAGGGGGTGTCAGTCATCGGGGAAGGCCTTCTTCATTGTTTCGAACACGTCACGTGACAGGACTGGGCGTGTTGGCGTGGCTGTCAGCCACAGCCATTCACGCCAGCTTAAGCGCCAGAAATCGGCAGGCCTCAGATGGCACTCGCGCACGGCAAAGCGCAGCATCGCCGCCCACTCAGTCATGGGTCATGGCCCGCACGGCGGCGACGATGGCGACGACGGCTTCGCTCAGGCTGAAAGCGTCGGGCGGCGGCAGATCATCCAGCGCCAGCGCGCTCAGAACAACGCAGACATCCTGCGCCCCCATCTGCGTCAGGGCCTGCCCCAGGGCGGCAAAGCCGCGCACGCCGAAATGCGCCTCAAGCTGCGCCAGCGCCCCCAGTGTCACGCACAGACGCACAGACTGTCCGCCCAGCGTCGCCGACACTTCGCCACGCGCGGTATTGGCGGGCTCACAGCGCATCAAAGGCCACCTCCCCCGCCGAAGCGAGCGTCAGGGCGAAGGTCGCCTCCGCGTCGTGCTCACCGGCATATTCCAGCGCGGCGATCAGAAACGCCCCGCTGAAGACGCCGAAACCGGGCACGACGATCTGCCAGGTGCGGGCCGTCTGGGCGAAGAAGGCGTCGCGCATCTGCGCATCGGAGGCGGCGTCTTTGAACACGCCGGAACCGGAGACGGACAGCGACCTGACCCCCGCTCCGGCCAGCAGTTCGCGCCAGCCATTGGGGCTGTCGGAATCGGTGACATCGACGGTGCGGGCATTGAGCGACACGGTGCGCGCCCGCAATCCGGCCACGGTGACGAAGCCCGTCCCGTCCGAAATTTTCAGCAGCATGTCGCGGCCTTTTTGCAGGGCCATGTGAGCGTTCCTTGTTTTGAAAAATCAGAGTCGGAAATGTCAGATCGGTTCTGTCACAGCCCTCAATCGCAGAAGCGCAAAGACCGTCCGATCCGCGCCGCGAAACACATCGAGATAGGTGACACGCAGGCTGACCAGATGGTGGCTGTCGAGCGGCACCTGCGCCTGATCGAGCGCCACGCGCAGTTCGCTGGCGATGGCGCGCGCCTCTTCGGTGCCGTCGAAATCGGAGACGACGCGCAACGTCACCGCCTGTTCGGTCGCGGCGACGCCGACACCGCCGAAGGGTTGCGCTTCGACACGATCTACGAGCACGTAGGGATAGACGGGCTCAGGCGGCACAGCGTCGTGGATACGCACCTGCGCCCCCAACCAGGTTTGCAACGGCGCGTGGTCTTTGAGATGCGCGATGAGCCCTTTTTGCAGGTCGCGCAAAGGGTCGAGCGGTTGAGGATCGAGCGGCATCTTACCGCCTCCTTTCGAGGGTCATCAGGGTTTGGTCATCGGCATCCGACGACACAGACAGGACGGTCCAGTCTTCGCCACGGATCGTCAGCACGCTGCCGCGCACAGCAGGAGCCGCCGACCGGCAGGTAAATTCCGCGTACTGACGAAAACGCAGGACACCCTCACCCGCCGGCGCTTCGGTGGGTGGGCGTGGGGTAAATTCGCCCCAGGTGACGCCTTCGAAGCGGCGCGTTTCGGTGATGCCTCCGAAGGGCGTTTCGGTGCGCAGAAGGGTGAACACCCGCGCCGGGGTTTTGAGTTGCGC
Protein-coding regions in this window:
- a CDS encoding DUF2460 domain-containing protein produces the protein MFHEVTFPARLAFGSGAAIERRVRVTTLASGYEQRVSSWALGRRRYLIGAGIRRMADASALLDFFEAREGPLFGFRFHDFSDGRSGPTAAPTDQVIGTGDGHTRDFQLCKTYGAVVRPIRKPVADSVRVAVNGVERLSGFDMDHTTGMVRFAVPPAEGATVTAGFHFDVPVRFDSDRIDLTLEGFDAGRVAAIPLIEIRV
- a CDS encoding baseplate hub protein, with protein sequence MKRGFTDHDQDLHVQGVTCAASSGWTAGAARSELGLDNGDRSVSGVLSDVDLRAEDIRAGLYDGAQIDTYAVDWRNSDIFVPVSSGTLARIEMRGQDQAAFVAHVEGPAARLQRSIGRRYTPLCDAQLGDARCGLSDPVGTCDKRYATCRDVFANTLHFRGFPDLPGEDFITLYPRSGDALDGASRGGTGRL
- a CDS encoding DUF3168 domain-containing protein, which encodes MPLDPQPLDPLRDLQKGLIAHLKDHAPLQTWLGAQVRIHDAVPPEPVYPYVLVDRVEAQPFGGVGVAATEQAVTLRVVSDFDGTEEARAIASELRVALDQAQVPLDSHHLVSLRVTYLDVFRGADRTVFALLRLRAVTEPI
- a CDS encoding phage major tail protein, TP901-1 family, with the protein product MALQKGRDMLLKISDGTGFVTVAGLRARTVSLNARTVDVTDSDSPNGWRELLAGAGVRSLSVSGSGVFKDAASDAQMRDAFFAQTARTWQIVVPGFGVFSGAFLIAALEYAGEHDAEATFALTLASAGEVAFDAL
- a CDS encoding phage tail assembly chaperone, with translation MTEWAAMLRFAVRECHLRPADFWRLSWREWLWLTATPTRPVLSRDVFETMKKAFPDD
- a CDS encoding peptidase P60, encoding MRRQIVAEARRWLGTPYQHGQSVCGVGCDCLGLIRGVWRGLYGPEPWALDPYTGDWAECSGEERLKTACDRWLRPVALTAAQAGDVLIFRMRDTAVAKHAAILSTGPIEDPRAQLIHAYWGHAVTETWLGRWWRRHLVAAYAYPDAAHLTPSSSRRDGLESTSPKIRGGAFRRDLSWHN
- a CDS encoding GTA-gp10 family protein produces the protein MRCEPANTARGEVSATLGGQSVRLCVTLGALAQLEAHFGVRGFAALGQALTQMGAQDVCVVLSALALDDLPPPDAFSLSEAVVAIVAAVRAMTHD
- a CDS encoding phage tail tape measure protein; this encodes MTDTPLSGLTQQANEAAVALQALKGPAEETAASIEAAFGKAGESLARSLSRAAKDGEISLNELASALISALNAAGATSSSGSLSAVLGEVFSGLSGFAGARADGGPVTAGGAYLVGERGPEWFRPATSGQIDTATGPTVHLTLNLSGGQDSLVRSETQIATALQRAVRLGMR